One Alkalispirochaeta americana DNA segment encodes these proteins:
- a CDS encoding ABC transporter ATP-binding protein, translating into MNHLEIQGLTKRFDLSSPPAVHDVSFQLKTGEILGLLGPSGCGKTTTLRMIAGFTPPDGGEIFLEGASVASLPPERRRIGFVFQDYALFPNKTVLDNVIFALHRKKRPLRKNRARDLLALVGLSREEHRFPHELSGGQQQRVALARTLAAEPELILLDEPFSNLDAALRESTRADVRSLLKCAEMSAILVTHDQEEALSFCDTLGVMNAGTLEQTGTPEEIYLNPRTAFVAQFLGRANLLRGTATGSTARTDLGEIAIHPATDGSVLLSLRPEHLTLLPLTEANSPDDPPRITSREFRGHDLTYRVKFRNREFLVHTDYTCDYPPGSAVALAPRRPGVVLQEPGLCFRGLSPGTPRNSSG; encoded by the coding sequence ATGAACCACCTGGAAATACAGGGCCTTACAAAACGATTCGACCTTTCGTCGCCTCCGGCGGTGCATGACGTGTCGTTCCAGCTCAAAACAGGAGAAATCCTGGGGCTGCTGGGACCCAGCGGATGCGGAAAAACCACCACACTCCGCATGATCGCCGGGTTCACCCCTCCCGATGGGGGAGAGATCTTCCTGGAAGGCGCCTCCGTAGCGTCCCTTCCCCCGGAACGGAGAAGGATCGGGTTTGTCTTCCAGGACTACGCGCTCTTTCCCAACAAAACGGTCCTGGACAACGTGATCTTTGCCCTGCACCGGAAAAAGCGCCCCCTCCGAAAGAACCGGGCCCGGGATCTTCTGGCCCTGGTGGGGCTCTCCCGGGAAGAGCACCGGTTCCCCCACGAACTCTCGGGAGGACAACAGCAACGAGTAGCCCTGGCACGAACTCTGGCAGCCGAGCCGGAACTGATCCTTCTGGACGAGCCCTTCTCCAACCTCGATGCGGCCCTTCGGGAAAGCACCCGCGCCGACGTGCGCTCCCTTTTGAAATGTGCCGAGATGAGCGCCATTCTGGTTACCCACGATCAGGAGGAAGCCCTTTCCTTCTGTGATACCCTGGGCGTGATGAACGCGGGGACGCTCGAGCAAACAGGAACCCCCGAAGAGATATACCTGAATCCCCGGACTGCCTTTGTGGCGCAGTTTCTGGGCAGGGCGAACCTGCTGCGCGGCACCGCCACAGGCTCAACAGCCCGGACCGATCTGGGCGAGATAGCCATTCATCCCGCTACGGACGGGTCGGTCCTGCTCTCGCTCAGGCCGGAACACCTCACGCTCCTGCCCCTCACCGAAGCAAACTCCCCCGACGATCCGCCCCGGATAACCTCCCGGGAGTTCCGGGGCCACGACCTGACCTACCGGGTGAAGTTCAGGAACCGGGAGTTTCTGGTCCACACCGATTACACCTGCGATTACCCTCCCGGGAGCGCCGTTGCGCTGGCTCCCCGGCGGCCAGGAGTCGTCCTGCAGGAACCGGGGCTCTGTTTTCGGGGTCTCTCTCCGGGAACTCCCCGGAATTCTTCGGGTTGA
- a CDS encoding heavy metal translocating P-type ATPase: MSTIHDTSAEVSRCPVPLEERCCCLVLHRVARERSGILSLRYDTAAPGLEVRYDPVQFDPSREDALWDDLAHTLNERRALCRDREQRQLRRGCGYCVQQLLASQRRARRKDQCDSATCPALSLLGDEAVSYRGGVMTISPPRSDSDSTSEPEECPGGKPVEERVFQVNLSPWRDREIPSEDPVGPGDPAMAFSREPLFVAVSLVSLITGAVLERVLSLGAVPTLLAYGVCYAAGGYFGLRAGLETLRNRKIDVDLLMVLAALGAAGIGAPFEGGLLLFLFSLSNVLQDYALDRTKNAIRSLARLRPDCAFLVADPEDPRGQRVPVESVRVGQYIQVRPGERIPLDGMVLKGASGVDQSSVTGESIPVEKGPGDEVLAGTINQDGALILEVRKTSSESTIARVITLVEEARENQAKTERFLERFEQIYALGVIVATLAAASVPILFLAMSWQESVYKAITFMVAASPCALIISTPASILSAIGNGARRGILFKGGVHVEQAGTISVVAFDKTGTLTEGRPRLSDVLSVSELSRQEVLRIAAALEAQSEHVIAAAVVEAARDQGLDIPPVEGFRNEAGIGVRGMVEGVFVQLGSPGSFEDVEIPSWERSRLHERVQELEDQAKTAIVLRTVGDNSRPLGVLAVQDRLRPEAPAVVKELRRAGVSRVVMLTGDNARTAAAISAEAGVDQVYSELMPEDKLAVIHQIQRDLGPVAMVGDGVNDAPALAGARLGIAMGAAGTDVALDTADVVLLSDKLENIPYLIALSRATRRTLVTNLSVALALILMMATAVYTIDLPLPLAVVGHEGGTVLVSLNGLRLLFFRYRR; encoded by the coding sequence ATGAGCACAATCCATGATACTTCGGCTGAGGTTTCGCGATGTCCCGTGCCTCTGGAAGAGCGTTGCTGCTGTCTTGTCCTTCATCGGGTTGCCCGGGAGCGTTCGGGTATTCTCTCCCTGCGCTACGACACGGCGGCCCCGGGACTGGAAGTCCGCTACGATCCGGTTCAATTTGATCCTTCCCGGGAGGATGCGCTCTGGGATGATCTGGCCCACACGCTGAACGAACGGCGGGCTCTCTGCCGGGATCGGGAGCAACGGCAGCTCCGGCGCGGCTGCGGGTATTGTGTGCAACAGTTGCTGGCAAGCCAGCGTCGCGCCCGCCGGAAAGACCAGTGTGATTCCGCGACCTGTCCGGCCCTCTCGCTCCTGGGAGATGAGGCGGTGAGTTACCGGGGGGGAGTTATGACGATCTCTCCCCCCCGGTCCGACAGTGATTCGACTTCTGAACCGGAGGAGTGCCCTGGTGGCAAGCCGGTGGAGGAACGGGTGTTTCAGGTGAACCTCTCGCCCTGGCGAGACCGGGAGATCCCTTCGGAAGATCCGGTCGGTCCAGGCGATCCCGCGATGGCCTTTTCCCGGGAGCCTCTCTTTGTGGCGGTCAGTCTGGTTTCCCTCATCACGGGGGCTGTCCTGGAGAGGGTTCTCTCGCTGGGAGCTGTGCCAACGCTTCTTGCCTACGGAGTGTGCTACGCAGCGGGAGGGTATTTTGGCCTCCGGGCAGGTTTGGAAACCCTGAGGAACCGCAAGATCGACGTGGATCTCTTGATGGTTCTGGCTGCTCTGGGGGCCGCCGGCATCGGAGCACCCTTTGAGGGAGGGCTTCTGCTTTTCCTGTTTTCGCTCTCCAACGTCCTGCAGGATTACGCCCTGGATCGTACCAAAAATGCCATAAGAAGCCTTGCCCGGTTGCGCCCCGATTGTGCCTTTCTGGTGGCTGATCCCGAAGACCCCCGGGGGCAGCGTGTTCCTGTGGAGTCGGTCCGGGTAGGCCAGTACATTCAGGTTCGTCCCGGTGAACGGATTCCCCTGGACGGAATGGTCCTGAAAGGAGCCAGCGGGGTCGATCAGTCCAGCGTGACCGGGGAATCGATCCCTGTGGAGAAAGGGCCCGGCGATGAAGTCCTGGCAGGAACGATAAATCAGGACGGCGCCCTGATTCTTGAGGTCCGAAAGACCAGCTCCGAATCTACCATAGCCAGAGTTATCACTCTGGTGGAGGAGGCTCGAGAGAACCAGGCAAAAACCGAGCGTTTTTTGGAGCGGTTTGAGCAAATTTATGCCCTGGGGGTCATCGTGGCCACCCTGGCGGCGGCATCTGTGCCGATTCTCTTTCTGGCGATGTCCTGGCAAGAGAGTGTCTACAAGGCAATTACCTTCATGGTCGCTGCCAGCCCTTGTGCACTGATCATAAGCACCCCCGCCTCGATTCTTTCGGCCATCGGCAACGGTGCCCGGCGGGGGATCCTCTTTAAAGGGGGGGTGCACGTGGAGCAGGCGGGAACCATATCGGTGGTGGCCTTCGACAAGACCGGGACCCTCACCGAGGGCCGACCCCGCCTGAGCGATGTTCTTTCCGTGAGCGAACTCTCCCGCCAGGAGGTTCTGCGAATCGCCGCAGCCCTGGAAGCTCAAAGCGAGCATGTGATTGCTGCGGCTGTGGTGGAGGCGGCCCGGGATCAGGGGCTGGATATTCCTCCGGTTGAGGGGTTTCGTAACGAGGCGGGAATCGGTGTCAGGGGTATGGTGGAAGGAGTGTTCGTACAACTGGGGAGCCCCGGGTCGTTTGAGGACGTGGAGATCCCGTCTTGGGAACGAAGCCGTTTGCACGAGCGGGTTCAGGAGCTGGAAGATCAGGCAAAGACGGCGATCGTCCTGCGTACAGTCGGGGACAATTCCAGACCTCTAGGTGTTCTTGCCGTACAGGACCGCCTGCGACCCGAGGCTCCTGCTGTTGTAAAAGAGCTTCGTCGGGCAGGGGTGAGCCGCGTGGTGATGCTCACCGGCGACAACGCCCGCACCGCTGCAGCAATTTCCGCCGAGGCCGGTGTGGATCAGGTCTACTCCGAGTTGATGCCCGAAGACAAGCTTGCGGTAATTCACCAGATTCAGCGGGACCTGGGACCTGTGGCCATGGTGGGCGATGGTGTAAACGACGCTCCGGCTCTGGCCGGGGCGCGGCTGGGGATCGCCATGGGAGCAGCTGGAACCGATGTCGCCCTGGATACGGCCGATGTGGTGTTGCTTTCGGACAAGCTTGAAAATATTCCGTACCTTATCGCCTTGAGCCGGGCAACCCGCCGGACGCTGGTGACGAATCTCTCGGTGGCTCTGGCCCTGATTCTCATGATGGCCACTGCGGTGTATACCATTGACTTGCCCCTTCCCCTGGCGGTGGTTGGTCACGAGGGGGGGACGGTGCTGGTCTCGCTGAACGGATTGCGGCTCCTTTTTTTCCGGTATCGCCGGTAA
- the putP gene encoding sodium/proline symporter PutP, whose product MAEANPAIVVTFVLYLVLMMAVGAVFYRRTTNLSDYILGGRKLNYWVTSLSAQASDMSGWLLMGLPGYAYLAGLEAFWIAFGLALGTYLNWRFVARRLRTYTEISGDSITLPDYFESRFRDSTRILRIVSSIFILVFFLVYTSSGFVAGAILFSAIFNLPYTTGLLIGVVVIIGYTFLGGFTAVSWTDFIQGILMFFAITIVPFIGFGLAGGPGETFEAVRLANPEFLNIFTATDGSPLGIIAIVSLLAWGLGYFGQPHILARFMAIRSADEVAPARKIASTWVVISLTGAVLVGLIGIASGEVFMPADANAEQIFIHLIDGVIPPLLAGIFLSAILAAIMSTADSQLLVTSSALTEDLYAVLLRNRASQTELVWISRFSVIAVAIIASLIAVDPESTVLGLVSYAWGGFGATFGPIVILSLFWRRMTRNGALAGLVAGGLTVIVWYNLSGGIFDLYEIVPGFLFSLAAIVGVSLLGNPPEAEITAEFDQVT is encoded by the coding sequence ATGGCAGAGGCCAATCCGGCGATTGTAGTAACGTTTGTATTATATCTCGTGCTTATGATGGCCGTGGGGGCCGTCTTTTACCGGCGCACCACAAACCTCTCTGACTATATTCTGGGGGGGCGCAAGCTCAATTACTGGGTCACCTCCCTGAGCGCCCAAGCCTCGGACATGAGCGGCTGGCTTCTCATGGGGCTGCCCGGCTACGCCTACCTGGCCGGGCTGGAAGCGTTCTGGATCGCCTTCGGCCTCGCCCTGGGCACCTACCTGAACTGGCGCTTCGTGGCGCGACGCCTTCGGACCTACACCGAGATTTCCGGCGATTCCATCACCCTGCCGGACTACTTCGAGAGCCGTTTCCGGGATAGCACCAGGATCCTGCGCATCGTCTCGTCGATCTTCATTCTCGTCTTTTTTCTTGTCTACACGTCGTCGGGCTTTGTCGCCGGAGCGATCCTTTTCAGCGCTATCTTTAATCTGCCCTACACCACGGGGTTGCTGATCGGGGTGGTGGTGATCATCGGGTATACCTTTCTGGGCGGGTTCACGGCGGTCTCCTGGACGGATTTCATCCAGGGAATCCTCATGTTTTTTGCCATCACCATCGTGCCCTTTATCGGATTTGGTCTCGCCGGTGGTCCGGGAGAAACCTTCGAGGCGGTTCGTCTGGCCAACCCGGAGTTTCTGAACATCTTCACCGCCACCGACGGCTCCCCTCTGGGAATCATCGCCATCGTCTCCCTCCTGGCCTGGGGCCTGGGCTACTTCGGGCAACCCCATATCCTGGCCCGGTTCATGGCGATCCGCAGCGCCGACGAGGTTGCCCCGGCGCGTAAAATTGCCTCGACCTGGGTTGTGATAAGCCTTACCGGAGCCGTTCTGGTGGGTCTCATCGGCATCGCTTCGGGGGAGGTCTTCATGCCTGCCGACGCCAACGCCGAGCAGATTTTCATCCATCTGATCGATGGAGTCATTCCTCCCCTCCTGGCAGGGATCTTCCTCTCGGCTATCCTTGCGGCGATCATGAGCACCGCCGACAGTCAGTTACTGGTGACTTCCAGCGCCCTCACGGAAGACCTCTATGCGGTACTCCTGCGAAACCGGGCCAGTCAGACCGAGCTGGTCTGGATCAGCCGTTTTTCTGTAATAGCCGTGGCGATCATCGCGTCGCTCATAGCTGTGGACCCCGAGAGCACCGTCCTGGGACTGGTAAGCTACGCCTGGGGCGGCTTTGGCGCTACCTTTGGCCCAATTGTGATTCTCTCGCTTTTCTGGCGCCGCATGACCCGGAACGGAGCCCTGGCAGGGCTGGTTGCAGGAGGCTTGACAGTTATCGTCTGGTATAACCTTTCGGGGGGAATCTTTGATCTCTACGAGATCGTTCCGGGATTTCTCTTCTCCCTGGCCGCAATTGTCGGGGTCAGCCTCCTGGGAAATCCCCCGGAGGCGGAGATCACCGCCGAGTTCGACCAGGTCACCTAG
- a CDS encoding iron ABC transporter substrate-binding protein, translating to MTRQKIFLPLLRSFAGILLCLGAATPLFARASSEQSQSITLYSGRGESLVAPLIEEFTRETGIVVHTRFGGTSELAVLIQEEGTRSPADLFWAQDAGALGALSRRGLFRSLPEDILKNLPEMYRNSSGDWAATSGRARVIAYNPQVLGDLPLPETVFELTRPEYSGSVAWAPTNGSFQSFLSGMRALHGDEATTRWLSEMISQGTQSYRNNTAILEALGAGEIALGITNHYYLLRFLAEDPDFPVQQAFFTDGDIGNLVNVAGVGILDSAQNSSGAEAFLRFLLERSAQEYFTSRIYEYPVIDGIGRNPRLEPFQRLIQASPSLNLDALEDLEGTLSIMRRAGAL from the coding sequence ATGACAAGGCAAAAAATTTTCCTGCCGCTTCTCCGAAGCTTCGCGGGTATCCTGTTATGTCTCGGAGCAGCCACGCCGCTTTTTGCCCGCGCTTCATCGGAGCAATCCCAAAGCATAACCCTTTATTCCGGTCGGGGAGAGAGTCTGGTGGCCCCTCTGATCGAGGAGTTCACCAGGGAAACAGGAATTGTTGTGCACACCCGCTTCGGAGGAACCTCGGAACTGGCCGTTCTTATCCAGGAAGAGGGAACCCGCTCACCGGCAGACCTCTTCTGGGCCCAGGACGCGGGAGCCCTGGGGGCTCTCTCGCGGAGAGGCCTCTTTCGATCCCTGCCCGAGGATATCCTGAAAAACCTTCCCGAGATGTACCGAAACAGCTCCGGAGACTGGGCAGCAACCAGCGGACGGGCCCGGGTCATCGCCTACAACCCCCAGGTCCTGGGAGACCTTCCCCTGCCCGAGACCGTTTTCGAGCTCACCCGCCCCGAATACTCCGGCAGCGTGGCCTGGGCTCCCACGAACGGCTCGTTTCAATCGTTCCTCTCGGGGATGAGAGCTCTTCACGGCGACGAAGCCACAACCCGGTGGCTTTCGGAGATGATCTCCCAAGGGACCCAGTCCTATCGGAATAACACAGCGATCCTGGAAGCGCTTGGGGCAGGCGAGATAGCCCTGGGGATCACCAACCACTACTATCTCTTGCGCTTTCTTGCCGAAGACCCCGATTTCCCCGTACAGCAAGCTTTTTTCACCGACGGTGACATCGGAAACCTGGTAAACGTGGCGGGAGTCGGAATCCTTGATTCGGCACAAAACAGCTCCGGGGCCGAGGCATTCCTGCGGTTCCTGCTTGAACGCAGCGCCCAGGAATACTTCACCTCGCGAATTTACGAATATCCCGTGATCGACGGAATTGGCCGAAATCCCCGACTCGAACCGTTCCAGCGACTTATCCAGGCAAGCCCCAGCCTCAACCTGGATGCCCTGGAAGATCTGGAAGGGACGCTCTCGATCATGCGCCGGGCCGGAGCTCTCTGA
- a CDS encoding YwbE family protein, producing MDGTRRAAIRTGQHVAVVQKHHQATGELTEGIVERILTKSATHPHGIKVKLSSGEVGRVKQCLD from the coding sequence ATGGATGGAACACGACGGGCTGCTATCAGAACCGGCCAGCATGTGGCGGTGGTCCAGAAGCACCACCAGGCCACGGGAGAACTCACCGAGGGAATTGTAGAGCGCATTCTTACCAAATCGGCCACGCACCCCCACGGGATCAAGGTAAAGCTCAGCTCCGGCGAGGTGGGACGGGTCAAGCAGTGTCTGGACTGA
- a CDS encoding Fur family transcriptional regulator yields MARTKDLSQTISRELLEGLRVAGYRLTPQRTAVCGALARRDDHPTAQALYEELKPDFTSLSLTTVYQTLDALVKIGRITSLGSAGDDAIHFEVNTAPHINLACLTCHRICDLESQVVHKLEAEVQASVGSKVLSGRVVYYSECLECEDPRECPYNKSSCAVGEKKAANVTGTGSSS; encoded by the coding sequence ATGGCCCGAACAAAAGACCTTTCCCAGACCATCTCCCGGGAGCTTCTGGAGGGGTTGCGCGTCGCCGGATACCGCCTGACCCCACAGCGAACCGCCGTCTGCGGGGCTCTGGCCAGGCGTGACGATCATCCCACTGCCCAGGCGTTGTACGAGGAGTTGAAACCGGATTTTACATCCTTGAGTCTCACCACGGTCTATCAGACTCTGGATGCCCTGGTGAAAATCGGACGGATTACCAGTTTGGGGTCTGCCGGAGACGATGCAATTCATTTTGAGGTGAACACCGCTCCTCATATCAATTTGGCTTGTCTCACCTGTCACCGCATTTGCGATCTCGAGAGTCAGGTGGTGCACAAATTGGAGGCGGAGGTTCAGGCTTCGGTGGGCTCCAAAGTTCTGAGCGGGCGGGTTGTCTATTACAGTGAGTGCCTGGAGTGCGAGGATCCCCGGGAGTGCCCGTACAACAAATCATCCTGTGCTGTTGGGGAGAAAAAAGCCGCAAACGTGACTGGCACGGGGAGTAGTTCATGA
- a CDS encoding ABC transporter permease, which translates to MRSRGSARAPFLLYLPPGMIALAMVVPLGYLLLRTLEADPGHLADLIWRGRSWILLRNTLQLTAAVVAGTTAISLPLAWLLTRTDLPGAKTITIAAVLPLAVPGYVMAYALLSLGGQNGLAASLGFPLQRLSGLAGAATALTLYAFPYTFLNLRSAFLSLDPGLEEAARSLGYSPWRVFLRVTLPLIMPGLIAGSLIVSIYTLGDFGAVALMRFEVFSFAIYTQYASAFDRSYAAALALMLMALTALPLALEAWFLKNRHLARVGSGVSRQVNRVSLGWWMPGALLFVGAILMASVGLPALILLHWMRLQPPWGELPRVITAFGNSVSAALPAALVAVAAAVPLAYLRVRYPSGWSRAAERIAFTGYAVPPLALGLAMVFFSLRAVPGLYQTRTLLVITYGLNFLALAIGPIRNALMAAPRNLEEAARSMGRSPAAAFFLALFPLLRKGIFAALTLVFVMVMKELPLAVLLAPTGFTTLSTAVFSRTSEALLAEAAPYAAAIVLFSSLFVGLMIRGESPQPRDQSPREPSQGGSP; encoded by the coding sequence ATGAGATCCCGGGGGAGCGCCAGGGCTCCATTCCTTCTCTACCTGCCTCCTGGCATGATAGCTCTGGCCATGGTGGTGCCCCTGGGGTATCTCCTGCTTCGAACCCTCGAAGCAGACCCGGGGCATCTGGCAGACTTGATCTGGCGGGGGCGCTCCTGGATTCTCCTGCGCAACACCCTGCAACTTACAGCTGCTGTCGTTGCGGGCACCACAGCAATATCCCTCCCTCTGGCCTGGTTGCTGACACGGACAGACCTGCCGGGAGCAAAAACGATCACCATTGCTGCGGTGCTTCCCCTGGCGGTGCCCGGCTACGTCATGGCCTACGCCCTGCTCAGTCTGGGCGGACAGAACGGGCTTGCCGCCTCCCTGGGCTTTCCCCTGCAACGCCTCTCTGGTCTGGCCGGTGCAGCTACCGCTCTGACGCTCTACGCCTTTCCCTACACCTTCCTTAACCTTCGCTCGGCCTTTCTTTCTCTGGACCCCGGTCTGGAAGAAGCGGCCCGAAGCCTGGGCTATAGTCCCTGGCGAGTCTTTTTGCGGGTTACCCTTCCCCTGATCATGCCCGGGCTCATAGCCGGGTCGCTGATAGTATCGATTTACACTCTGGGAGACTTTGGTGCCGTGGCGCTCATGCGCTTCGAGGTCTTCAGTTTTGCCATATATACGCAATATGCCAGCGCCTTTGACCGCTCCTACGCAGCCGCTTTGGCGCTGATGCTCATGGCCCTCACGGCCCTTCCCCTGGCTCTGGAAGCCTGGTTCCTGAAAAACCGTCACCTGGCCCGAGTTGGCTCCGGCGTCTCCCGTCAAGTTAACCGGGTTTCCCTGGGCTGGTGGATGCCCGGAGCCCTCCTGTTTGTCGGGGCAATCCTGATGGCGTCGGTGGGGCTGCCAGCTCTCATACTACTCCACTGGATGAGGTTGCAACCGCCCTGGGGAGAGCTTCCCCGCGTTATTACGGCCTTCGGGAACAGTGTCTCGGCAGCTCTTCCAGCTGCCCTGGTGGCTGTCGCTGCAGCGGTGCCCCTGGCGTATCTCCGGGTTCGATACCCCTCAGGATGGTCCCGCGCGGCAGAGCGGATCGCTTTCACGGGTTATGCCGTGCCTCCCCTTGCGCTCGGCCTGGCCATGGTATTTTTCTCGCTTCGGGCGGTGCCCGGTCTCTATCAGACAAGAACGCTCCTGGTCATTACCTACGGCCTCAATTTCCTTGCCCTGGCAATAGGGCCAATCCGGAACGCTCTCATGGCCGCCCCCAGAAATCTGGAAGAAGCTGCCCGAAGCATGGGACGGTCTCCGGCGGCTGCCTTTTTCCTGGCTCTCTTTCCGCTTTTGCGAAAGGGAATTTTCGCCGCCCTCACGCTGGTCTTTGTCATGGTCATGAAAGAACTTCCCCTGGCGGTTCTCCTGGCTCCCACAGGGTTCACAACCCTCAGCACGGCCGTTTTCTCAAGAACCTCCGAGGCACTTCTTGCCGAGGCAGCGCCCTACGCGGCGGCGATCGTTCTCTTCTCGAGTCTTTTTGTGGGCCTCATGATCCGCGGGGAATCTCCACAACCCCGGGACCAATCACCCCGCGAACCTTCACAAGGAGGATCTCCATGA
- the ilvD gene encoding dihydroxy-acid dehydratase has translation MKQPLRSTTTTYGRLMAGARSLWRANGMQQNHFGKPIIAIANSFTQFVPGHVHLHEIGQEVKRKIEAAGCFAAEFNTIAIDDGIAMGHGGMLYSLPSRDLIADSVEYMVNAHQADALVCISNCDKITPGMLMAAMRLNIPAIFVSGGPMEAGRAHGRGYDLVDAMVMAADDSVDDQLLQEVEESACPTCGSCSGMFTANSMNCLNEALGLALPGNGTVVATHRKRKELFDRAAQRIVELCDAWYGRGDASVLPRSIAGKATFENAMTLDIAMGGSTNTVLHILAIAHEAGVDFTMKDIDRLSRATPNLCKVSPSSAWHIEDVNRAGGIMGIMGELDRQGLLDTSVKRADGLTLAEALDRYDVMRPTASAEAKDLYAAAPGGKRGDLVMGSHSSSYPTLDLDRREGCIRDTGHAYSSQGGLAVLFGNLAPEGCIIKTAGVDPSVFSFAGTARVFESQDTAVEAVLKGTVQAGDVVIIRYEGPRGGPGMQEMLYPTSYIKSMKLDKVCALITDGRFSGGTSGLSIGHVSPEAAGGGPIALVRDGDRIEIDIESRRIHLAVSDEKLALRRAEEDGRGPAAYTPRHRDRPVSVALRSYACFAQSAHKGAVRIIPGS, from the coding sequence ATGAAACAGCCCTTACGCAGCACTACAACCACCTATGGTCGCCTTATGGCAGGGGCTCGAAGCCTCTGGCGGGCCAATGGAATGCAGCAGAACCACTTCGGCAAGCCAATTATCGCTATCGCGAACTCCTTTACCCAGTTTGTTCCCGGTCATGTTCATCTTCACGAGATCGGCCAGGAGGTAAAGCGAAAGATAGAGGCTGCCGGGTGCTTTGCCGCAGAGTTTAATACCATCGCCATCGACGACGGTATTGCCATGGGGCACGGAGGAATGCTCTATTCTCTCCCGAGCCGGGACCTGATCGCCGACAGCGTGGAATATATGGTGAACGCCCACCAGGCGGATGCGCTGGTATGCATCAGCAACTGCGACAAGATAACGCCTGGTATGCTCATGGCTGCCATGCGCCTGAACATTCCTGCTATCTTTGTCTCGGGAGGTCCCATGGAGGCGGGGCGTGCCCACGGCCGGGGATATGATCTGGTAGATGCCATGGTTATGGCCGCCGATGATTCTGTGGATGACCAGCTGCTTCAGGAGGTTGAGGAGAGCGCGTGCCCCACCTGCGGGTCCTGTTCGGGGATGTTCACGGCCAACTCCATGAACTGTCTCAATGAGGCCCTGGGGCTGGCCTTGCCGGGGAACGGCACGGTGGTTGCCACGCACCGGAAACGGAAGGAACTCTTTGACAGGGCCGCACAGAGGATTGTGGAGCTCTGCGATGCCTGGTACGGCCGGGGTGATGCCTCGGTGCTGCCCAGATCCATCGCGGGAAAGGCAACGTTTGAAAACGCCATGACTCTGGATATTGCCATGGGAGGAAGCACGAATACGGTACTCCACATTCTTGCTATCGCCCATGAGGCAGGCGTGGACTTCACCATGAAGGATATCGATCGCCTGAGTCGCGCGACACCGAACCTCTGCAAGGTCTCCCCCTCCAGTGCCTGGCACATAGAGGATGTGAACCGGGCCGGGGGAATCATGGGAATTATGGGAGAACTGGACCGGCAGGGCCTTCTGGATACTTCCGTGAAGCGTGCCGACGGCCTGACCCTCGCCGAGGCTCTTGATCGTTACGATGTGATGCGCCCCACGGCGTCGGCCGAAGCAAAAGATCTCTACGCAGCTGCTCCCGGGGGAAAACGGGGTGATCTTGTCATGGGAAGCCATTCCTCTTCTTATCCGACCCTCGATCTGGATCGTCGGGAGGGGTGTATCCGCGATACCGGGCACGCCTATAGCTCCCAGGGCGGGCTTGCGGTGCTCTTCGGGAACCTTGCTCCCGAAGGCTGTATTATCAAGACGGCCGGTGTAGACCCCTCGGTTTTTTCCTTTGCCGGGACGGCCCGGGTCTTTGAATCCCAGGATACGGCCGTGGAGGCAGTTTTAAAGGGAACCGTTCAGGCTGGCGACGTGGTGATCATTCGCTATGAAGGCCCTCGGGGAGGGCCGGGGATGCAGGAAATGCTCTATCCTACGAGCTACATCAAGAGTATGAAACTGGACAAGGTCTGCGCGCTGATCACGGACGGGCGCTTTTCCGGAGGTACCAGCGGCCTCTCGATAGGCCATGTTTCGCCCGAAGCGGCCGGGGGCGGCCCGATTGCACTGGTCCGCGACGGAGACAGGATCGAGATCGATATCGAGTCACGCCGGATTCATCTGGCCGTGAGCGACGAAAAGCTGGCGCTCCGCCGGGCCGAGGAGGACGGGCGCGGTCCGGCGGCGTACACGCCTCGGCATCGTGACCGCCCCGTGTCGGTGGCGCTTCGGAGTTATGCCTGCTTTGCCCAGAGTGCCCACAAGGGTGCGGTGAGGATTATCCCCGGTTCCTGA